The nucleotide window TTTAAACTAGGGCTATGAAATATTAATCTCTTTATTtctaatttatctttttaagccattttctcttcttcctcctcactctccctcctccctctccccccctcctgGATGCTCCAGCACCCTCCGTCCAGAGTGGAGGGGGCTCCCAAAATCGCCCCGGAACGCAGGCGGGGACAGAAACTCCTAGAAGGCAGcaaggagcggggcggggagggaaatCCGAGGGGCCAGGCCGCACCACAGGCCGGAAGCGGGCCAAGAAGTGGGTAAAACGCCCCAGCAGCTCGACGATGGGCCGAGCCTGCCAAGGGGAAGGCCCACCCCCAGGGAACACCGGGGCTCACCCCCCGGGACGGGAACCGCCGCCGGCCGAGGCCCTCACCAGGCGTCCCGCGCTTTCTTGGTCTCGGGGCAGGCGCAGCAGGGCTTCAGTGGCTTCTTCTCTTCCCGCGCCTCCCCCGCGACCTTGGCGTCGCAGCTGGCGGCGGCGACCGTCGACATGGCGGGCGGCTCCCCGGCACCCACAGCCTGAGGCGGGGAAGAACGGGGCGGGAGCGGCCGCTAGCGAGAGCGGAGAGACAACCGCCGCCAGCAACACCCACGGCCCTGAGGGCTCCGCTGCTT belongs to Strix uralensis isolate ZFMK-TIS-50842 chromosome 2, bStrUra1, whole genome shotgun sequence and includes:
- the COX17 gene encoding cytochrome c oxidase copper chaperone, with the protein product MSTVAAASCDAKVAGEAREEKKPLKPCCACPETKKARDACIIEKGEENCGHLIEAHKECMRALGFKI